One Alnus glutinosa chromosome 3, dhAlnGlut1.1, whole genome shotgun sequence genomic region harbors:
- the LOC133864216 gene encoding cell wall integrity protein scw1 has product MAGAGIHPYHQQWPPAAAAPPPAAAAAAATAPPPTHPSSILVDNTDEVRTIFITGLPEDVKERELQNLLRWLPGYEASQVNFKVEKPMGFALFSTAQLAVAAKDALQDMVFDAESKSVLHTEMAKKNLFVKRGIIADSSPYDQSKRLRTGGDYTHTGYTSPSPFHPPPAHVWGPHGYMAPPPPPPPPYDPYAGYSVPPVPMPAPAPVPAPSSYVPVQNAKDNPPCNTLFIGNLGENINEDELRGIFSSQHGFKQMKILRQERHIVCFIEFEDVNSATNVHHSLQGAVIPSSGSVGMRIQYSKNPFGKRKDASHHVAAPGTNGALPALTYQ; this is encoded by the exons ATGGCAGGAGCTGGCATCCACCCTTACCACCAGCAGTGGCCCCCAGCAGCCGCCGCCCCTCCcccagcagcagcagcagccgCGGCCACCGCTCCTCCTCCTACCCACCCTTCCTCCATCCTCGTCGACAACACCGATGAG GTGCGTACGATCTTCATAACGGGGCTTCCCGAGGacgtgaaagagagagagctacAGAATCTGCTGAGATGGCTTCCGGGATATGAGGCTTCGCAAGTGAACTTCAAAGTCGAGAAGCCCATGGGTTTCGCTCTCTTCTCTACTGCTCAGCTTGCCGTTGCCGCCAAAGATGCCCttcag gacatGGTTTTTGATGCGGAGTCAAAGTCGGTGTTGCACACAGAAATGGCGAAGAAAAACCTTTTTGTCAAAAGAG GAATAATAGCGGATTCAAGTCCCTATGATCAAAGTAAACGCTTGCGCACTGGCGGTGACTATACACACACTGGTTATACAAGTCCATCACCTTTCCATCCTCCTCCAGCACATGTTTGGGGACCACATGG GTATATGGCTCCGcctccccctcctcctcctccatatGATCCATATGCAGGCTACTCTGTTCCTCCAGTACCAATGCCTGCTCCTGCTCCTGTGCCAGCACCTAGCAGTTATGTACCCGTTCAG AATGCAAAAGATAACCCTCCTTGCAATACGCTATTCATTGGCAATTTGGGAGAGAATATAAATGAGGACGAACTGAGGGGCATTTTTAGCTC ACAACATGGTTTTAAGCAAATGAAGATCTTGCGACAGGAAAGGCACATTGTTTGCTTTATTGAGTTTGAA GATGTAAATAGTGCCACCAATGTACACCATAGTTTGCAGGGTGCTGTTATCCCCAGTTCTGGTTCAGTTGGCATGAGGATACAATAT TCAAAGAACCCATTTGGGAAAAGGAAGGATGCCAGCCACCATGTTGCTGCCCCTGGCACTAATGGAGCTCTACCAGCTTTGACTTACCAGTAG